The stretch of DNA TCGACTTTATCATATTTCATAATTCATTTAATCCGAATAATCTTGACGTTGGGTTAATGTCGTCTTCAGATAAAAGAACCCTAACAACGCTGCGGTAACAGATGCAACCAAAATCATCAATTTGGCTTCGTTGATATACGCCGGATCTTTAAATGCTAACATCGACACAAATATCGACATGGTAAATCCAATCCCACCTAACATACCAACTCCAAAAACACGTTTAAAATTTACTGCTGTAGGAAGTTCACATAATCCCATTTTCACAGCTATCCATGTCATTAAAGTAATTCCCAAAGGTTTTCCAATTACTAACCCTAAGAATATCCCTGACGCTAATGGTAAACTAAAATGTGAAAAACCACCACCTTCTATTGTAATGGCTGTATTCGCTAAAGCGAATAAAGGTAAAATGATAAATGCAACTGGAATATGTAATGCTTCTTGAACTTTATAAGAAAGAGATTTAGAATCATCTTTATCAAAAGGAATGGTAAATGCAACTAATACTCCTGCTATTGTGGCATGAATTCCTGAGTGCAACATAAACCACCATACAATAATTCCTCCAATAATATAAGGAACGATTGATTTCACCTTCAATTTATTCATCACTCCAAGTACCGCCAAGACAGCTACTGCTATCCCAAATTGTGTAAAATCCAATGGGAGTTCTGGATTAGGATAGAATAAAGCAATAACCACTATTGCACCTAAATCATCGATTACGGCTAATGCCGTTAAAAATATTTTTAAAGAAAGAGGGACACGTTTTCCAAGCATCGTAATAATTGCTACGGCAAACGCAATATCAGTAGCCATAGGAATACCAAAACCATTAATGGTATCTGTTCCCATATTAATGGTTGCAAAAATTCCTGCTGGAACCAACATTCCACCTAATGCAGCAAAAATGGGCAAAATTGCTTTTTTAACGTTCGATAATTCACCAACGAAAATCTCACGTTTTAATTCTAATCCGATTAAAAAGAAAAAGATTGCCATTAAACCATCGTTGATCCAATGTGCAAAAGAATGACCGAACATATCAATATTCCAAAGACTTTGATAAGATTTCGCAAACATCGAATTGGCAATAATTAATGAAAAAATTGTACAGAAAATTAATGTAATTCCACCTGACGTTTGACTGTGGAAGAACTTTTGAAACAGTTTAGAAACCATCTTTTATAAATTGAATTTGCAGTAAAATTACAGAAGTTCAATTTTGTATACCAAATATTCCATAATGAAATGTTATAAATATGCAGAATTAAAGTCTAAAGACGCATTTTATTATTTAATTCTCATTGCAATATTCTTAATAATTCTATAGGTTCATAAACTATTCCTGACGAATGATCTTTTATTGCTCCAGTAACCGATGCCAAACAATTTACTTTTCCTAAATATCTGCGATAGCCTAAATAAGCAAAAATCAATGCTTCTTTAAAATCGATTAAATTATCATTTGGAATGATTAATTCAGTATTTGATTTCGCTTTTAATAAATTGATTAAGAATTGATTTCGAACTCCACCTCCAGTTATCAACACCCTGTTGATATCGTATTCCTTAAAGGTATTATTTAATTGATGAACCATATGTTCAACACAGCTAAATAGCTTATCTTCAATGCATAAATCATACTTTTCAACAATTGTTAAAAACTCTTTTTCTACCCATTCAAAACCTAAAGATTTTGGATAAGATTGGTGATAGAACGCTAATTGATTCAATTCTTCCACAAGACTTTGATTGATTTTACCTGTGGAAGCGATTTGACCATCTTTATCATAATCTAATCCCAATTGATTCGCATAATGATTTAATATTATATTAATCGGACATATATCAAAAGCGATTCGTTTTCCATTACGATTCATCGAAATATTCGAAAATCCTCCCAAATTCAAACAAGCATCGTATTCATTAAATAATAATTCATCGCCAATCGGAACCAAAGGTGCTCCTTGTCCACCTAAAATTACATCTTGTGTACGGAAATCACAAATCACACGTTGCTGACATTTGGAAGAAATGGCCGCTCCATTTCCAATTTGTAACGTAAATTTTTTATCCGGTTGATGAAAAATTGTTTGTCCGTGCGAGGCTACAAAATCTAAATGTTCGATGTGGAATTTATCCACAAACAATTTGACTTGTTCCCCTAAATAATACCCAAACTGTACATCCAATTCGCACAATTGCATTGCTGATAGTTGATAAGCTTCCTTCAATTGATTTTTCATTGCTGAAGAATAATTGATTCCTTCCGTTTGTAGAATTTCGAACGAAGTATCCGAATCAAATCGAACATAACAAATATCTAATCCGTCCAAAGAAGTTCCGGACATTAAACCAATGCAGTAAATGGGATTTTTCATAAGGCTAATTTAGTGAATTTAGTAGTGATATGATCAATCGTCATTTCAAGTGAAATCTTTGATTTTTGTATCGAGAAATTAGACGAATTTCCGTCTTACTTCTCGATACAAATTTTCTTCATTGCATTTCGAAAATTCACTCGAAGTGACGGATGTTAGAACTTAGAACTTAGAACTTAGAACTTAGAACTTAGAACTTAGAACTTAGAACTTAGAACTTAGAACAAAAATAAAAAATGCGTTAGGGATTGAAGTGAAAATCCTTTGCGATAGCAAAGATTGAAACAAAAAGCCCGACCGAAGGGAACGCCCAAAACATGTTGAAAACTGTCTTAATAATTCTTTATTTGATGATTGAACTTGATATAGAAATTAGGCGATAAAATCTTATCTTTGAGGATATAATTTTACAAACAAACAAAAATGGCACAAGACATTATTTTCGATTTAATCGAAGACGAAAAAGAAAGACAATTAAACGGAATTGAATTAATCGCATCAGAAAACTTTGTATCTGAAAATGTGATGCGTGCAATGGGTTCTGTTTTAACAAATAAATATGCTGAGGGTTACCCAGGAAAAAGATATTATGGAGGTTGTGAAGTGGTTGATCAGATCGAAACAATTGCCATTGAAAGAATCAAAGCTTTATTTAATGCAGAATATGCAAACGTACAACCACACTCTGGTTCTCAAGCCAATGCTGCTGTTTATTTAGCATGTTTAAAACCAGGGGATAAAATCTTAGGATTTGATTTATCACACGGTGGTCACTTAACACACGGTTCTCCTGTAAACTTTTCTGGTATGACTTATCAAACATCTTTTTACGGTGTAGATAAAGAAACTGGTCGTATCGATTACGAAGCAATGGCTGAAACAGCTCGCAAAGAAAAGCCTCAATTAATTATTTGTGGTGCTTCTGCTTATTCTCGTGATATTGATTATGCCAAATTCCGTGAAGTAGCAGACGAAGTTGGTGCATTATTATTAGCCGACGTTTCTCACCCTGCTGGTTTAATCGCTCGTGGAATCTTAAATGACCCAATGCCTCACTGTCACATCGTAACAACAACAACACACAAAACGTTACGTGGACCTCGTGGTGGAGTTATTATGATGGGGAAAGATTTTGAAAATCCTTGGGGTTACAAAACACCAAAAGGTGAAATCAAAATGATGTCTCAATTATTAAATGCTGCTGTTTTCCCAGGAACACAAGGTGGACCATTAGAGCACGTAATCGGAGCAAAAGCAGTTGCTTTCGAAGAAGCTTTATCTGATGGATATATGGAGTACATCTTACAAGTGGTTAAAAATGCAAAAGCTTTAGCTGATGCATTAGTAGCGAAAGGATATGATATCGTTTCTGGAGGTACTGACAACCACTGTATGTTAATCGACTTACGTAACAAAGGAATTTCTGGTAAACAAGCAGAGAATGCTTTAGTAGAAGCTGAAATTACGTGTAACAAGAATATGGTTCCTTTTGATGATAAATCTCCATTCGTGACTTCTGGTATCCGTTTAGGAACTGCTGCGGTAACAACTCGTGGTTTAGTAGAAGCAGATATGCAAACGGTTGCTGATTTCATCGACGAAGTATTAATGAACATCGATAATGAAGAAGTAATTGATGCGGTTGCGGATAAAGTAAACGAATTTATGGCGGATCGTCCATTATTTCAAATGAATTAATTTACTAGTTTTTAGTAATTAAGTAATAGTATATAGAAAGTCCTGAGTTTTACTTGGGGCTTTTTTTTTGTGGCGTTAGGCGTTAGGAAAAATTACATATTGTAGATTTTATAATGCATAATCAAAAAAAAAAGCAACCTCTGAATGAGATTGCTTTTTTAAAATATGTCGAATATTAAATTCTAATCTTATGCATTTAATGCTTCCGCACCACCAACGATCTCTAAGATCTCGTTTGTAATAGCAGCTTGACGAGCTTTGTTGTATTGAATTTTCAACGCTCTTTGTAACTCGCTTGCATTATCAGTTGCTTTATGCATTGCCGTCATACGTGCACCGTGCTCAGAAGCGTTAGCATCTAAAACAGCTTTGTATAATTGCGTTTTTAACGTTTGAGGAATTAAATCATTTAAAATCTCTTCTTTCGATGGAGTAAAAATGTAATCTAATTCAGCTGCATTTTCTTCTGCCCCTTGTTCTAAAACTACAGGTAAGAATTGCTCGTCTTGAACGATTTGTACTGCCGCATTTTGGAATTGGTTGTATACGATACGAATTTGATCATATTTCCCTTCCTTAAATTGAGCTACTAATTCGTCAGCGATTTTTGCAACATCTGCAAAGTTTAAGTTATCCCATAAAGCCGATTCATTAGAAGCAATCATGCCTGTTTTTTTATACGCTTCGTAAGCTTTCTTACCAATCGTAATTAACTCAACATTTTTACCTGCTAATTCACCTTCTAATAAAGCGTTAACTTTTTTAATAATACTAGAATTATATCCTCCACATAAACCACGGTTAGAGTTAATCGCTACTAAAAGTACGTTATTCACTTCACGTTGTTCTGTTAAAGCTCCTCCTACACCAGCATCTAAAGTAGAACTTACATTTTGTAAAAGTTCACGTAATTTATTTGCATATGGACGTAGTTGAACAATAGATTCTTGTGCACGATTCAATTTAGCAGCCGATACCATTTTCATAGCACTTGTAATCTGCATTGTTGAACCTACAGAAGTAATTCTACCACGGATTTCTTTTAAATTTGCCATATAACTTTATAAGTTGAAGGATTATATAAAATCAACAAGGAACCGAAGCTCCTCGTTGAAATAGATATTATTAATATTTAGCTGTTGTATCTGCTACCACTTGGTTTAATGTAGCGATGATAGCATCATCCCATTTACCTTTACGGATAGTTTCTAAAGTATCAGCGTATTTGTTTCTTAATAATTCAACAAAGTCAGCTTGCCACTCTTTTACTTTTTCAGTAGGAACATTTTTCAATAAACCATTTGTTCCTGCGAAAATTACAGCAACTTGCTCTTCTACTGGCATTGGAGAGTTCACTCCTTGCTTTAAGATTTCCACGTTACGAACACCTTTTCCGATAACCGCCATTGTAGCAGCATCTAAGTCAGATGAGAATTTCGCGAACGCTTCTAACTCACGGTATTGAGCTTGGTCTAATTTTAATGTACCAGATACTTTTTTCATTGGTTTAGTTTGTGCAGAACCACCAACACGAGATACAGAGATACCTACGTTGATCGCTGGACGAACCCCTGAGTTGAATAAATCTGACTCTAAGAAGATCTGACCATCTGTAATCGAAATTACGTTTGTTGGGATATATGCAGAAACGTCACCTGCTTGAGTTTCGATGATTGGTAAAGCAGTTAATGAACCACCACCTTTCACGATACCTTTCATTGATTCTGGTAAATCATTCATTTGAGATGCAATTGTATCATCAGCGATGATTTTAGCTGCACGCTCTAATAAACGAGAGTGTAAGTAGAAAACGTCACCAGGGTATGCCTCACGTCCTGGAGGACGACGTAATAATAATGACACCTCACGGTATGCTACCGCTTGTTTTGATAAATCATCATAAACGATTAACGCTGGACGACCTGAGTCACGGAAGTACTCTCCGATTGCAGCACCTGACATTGGAGCATATACTTGCATTGGAGCTGGATCTGATGCATTAGCAGCAACTACTACTGTATATTTATCAGCACCGTGATCTTGTAATGTTTTCATGATTCCTGCAACTGTAGAACCTTTTTGTCCAACAGCAACATAAATACAGTAAACTGGTTCCCCTCTATCGTAGAATTCTTTTTGATTTAAGATTGCATCAATAGCAACAGAAGTTTTACCTGTTTGACGGTCACCAATGATTAACTCACGTTGACCACGACCAACTGGAATCATCGCGTCGATAGAAACGATACCTGTTTGTAACGGCTCGTTTACTGGCTGACGGTAGATAACCCCTGGAGCTTTACGCTCGATTGGCATTTCATATAATTGACCTTCGATTGGACCTTTCCCATCGATAGGATTTCCTAACATATCTACTACACGTCCTAACATTCCTTCACCTACGTTGATAGAAGCAATTTTATTAGTACGTTTTACAGTATCACCTTCTTTGATTCCTGTAGATTTTCCGAAAAGTACAATACCTACGTTATCTTCTTCTAAGTTTTGTACCATTCCCTCTAATCCATTAGAGAACTCTACTAACTCACCGTATTGAGCATTATCTAACCCATAAACGCGAGCAATACCATCCCCAACACTTAGAACGGTTCCTACTTCTGCTAATTCAACTGCTGAATCGAAGCTAGAAAGTTGTTGTTTTAAAATAGCTGAAACTTCAGCTGGATTTATTTCTGGCATCTTTGAAATATTTAATATTTAGGAATGTAATCGTTATTTAAAAATTCTTTTTTAAGTGAAGCTAATCTCGATTTGATTGATGAATCGATTTGTGTGTTTCCAACTTTTAAGACAAATCCTCCAATTAAAGAAGGGTCTACTTTGTTAACCACTTTCACTTGTGCATTTGCATCTAAACCTTCTTTGGCTTTTGCTACAATTTTATCAACCGCTGGTTGATCTAACTCAACTGCTGAAGTAATTTCTGCAATAACGATATTATTGATGACATCGTAAATTGTAATAAATTGCTCGGCAATTTTAGTTAAGATATTTTCTCTTCCTTGTCTTACAACTAATGAAATGAATGTTTGAGAAGTTTTAGAGAAGCTAGCAAAAATTTGTGCTAATGTTGCTTCTTTCGTTTTAGCGTCTAAGATTGGAGAGTTTAAGAATATTCTTAAATCATCACTTTCTTTTACGATTTTAACAACTTCATTCATCTCAGCATAGACAAGATCAGTTTGATTCGCTTCTAATGCGTATTGCATCAAACCTTTTGCATATCTATTTGCTGCTCTGAATCCTGCCATTATTAGTTGAATTTAACTTGATCAATAACTTCGTTTACTAAAGCTTCTTGAGCAGTTTTATCTGCTAATTCTTTAGTTAAGATTTTCTCAGCAATCTCAATTGATAATTGACCTACTTGATTTTTGATATCAGCCATTGCAGCAGCTTTCTCATTTGAGATGGCAGCTTTAGCAGATTCGATTAAACGGTCAGCTTCTGATTGAGCAGTGTTCTTCGCTTCGTTAACGATTTTATCTTTCATTTCACGAGCTTCTTTTAAGATTGCATCACGCTCAATTTTAGCTTCTTTGATTAATCTTTCGTTTTCTGCGTTTAATGCTACTAATTTTTCTTCTGCTTTCTTAGCTGCATTTAAAGCATCTTCGATAGATTTTTCTCTTTCTTGAACTGCAGATAAGATTGGTTTCCAAGCTACAGATCTTAAAATCACTAATAAGATGATAAAAACAATCGCCGTCCAAAATATAAGACCAACCGAAGGAGTGATTAAATCCATTTGTATGTTTTATTTGATATTTAAAATTTACTTTAATTTTTTAATAAGAATTAGCTCCTATAACCAACCGTTACGGGAGCTAAATCTGTGTCAAATTCTTATCCGTTACCTAATAACGCAACTACGATTCCGAATAAACCAGCACCCTCGATTAAGGCTGCAGCGATAATCATAGCTGTTTGAATTTTTGAAGCTGCTTCTGGCTGACGAGCGATACCTTCCATAGCTGAAGAACCGATTTTACCGATTCCGAAACCTACTCCTAATACTGCTAATCCAGCTCCTAAAGCTGCAATACTTCCTGAAATTGCCATAATAATATGATTTAGATATATTAAAAAATTATTTTATACTTATTTGTTCTTGTTGTAATTTACTGCTTAGTGTGCATCGTGGTGTTCGTGTTCTGCAGTTGCAGTACCGATGAATAATGCCACTAACATTGTAAATACGAATGCTTGTAATACCGCTACTAATAACTCTAAACAGTAGATAAATAATGCTAATGGTAATGAACCACCGGCCATAAATTCTGTTTGGAAGATAAAAATTAACGAGATTAACGACATAATGATGATGTGACCTGCGGTAATGTTCGCAAATAAACGCACCATTAAGGCGAATGGTTTTGTTACAATTCCGATTAACTCGATTGGAGCTAATAAGATTTTAACTGGAACTGGTACACCTGGCATCCATAACATGTGTCCCCAGTACTCTTTGTTTCCTGAGACATTGATCACAATTAATGCGATTAATGCTAAAACAAATGTTACGGCGATATTTCCTGTAACGTTAGCTGCTCCTGGTAATAATCCTAATAAGTTATTTACCCAGATAAAGAAGAATAACGTTAATAAATAAGGCATGTATTTCGCATATTTTTTCTCTCCGATATTTGGAATCGCAACTTCGTCACGAATAAAGATAATTACTGGCTCTAAGAAACCTGCAATACCTTTAGGAACTAAATTTCCTTTTTTGTAGTTAGAAGCTACTGTAATAAATACTAAAACTAAGATCACGAAAGATAATAACATAGAAGCTACGTTTTTAGTAATCGAGAAATCTAATGGTTTAGCATTTTCTAAATGAGACTCACCTTTTTCGTCTACGTGGATATTTACAGTACCATCTGCGTCTGTTTTGTAAACTTTTTCGTGGTAAAGTAAATAGTGGTTTCCGTTGCTTTCAACAACTTGTTCTCCGTGGTGGAATTTAGATGACATGAAAACATTTAATCCGTTATCATCCCATAAAATTACTGGTAATGGAATAGAAACACTGTTCTCTCCTTCTCCCCATAAGTGCCACTCGTGTGCATCCGAAATGTGGTGCATAATCGTTGGTACAGGATTAAAAGTAGATTCACCAGCTTTAACTTTAGCCATTTCCTCTTCTTTCGCTTGCTTATCCTTTTGTACTAATTCACTGAACGTCTTTGGTGCATCCCCATGATGGTCTGCTGCATGAGCAAAACCAAATGTGAACAACATTAAAAACGTTAATAACGCTGAAAATTTCATGTATAATTCCTTTGTATCTAAATTGCGTGCAAAATTATAGTAAATTAACCACTTACCAAAGCGTAATGCTAAAAATCATTAAAACTTTTTTAAGTCAAGTTTTATCAGACGTAAAAACACTAAAACTTCGATGAGCAAAATTACGAAATAAGCCAATACCAAATGCAAAACATTTGATTTAATTTGTTCATTTACAATCATCAGCGCCAAAACAATCGCCATTTTAGCAACCATCCCTCCCATAAAAGTAAATCCTACAAAATCAGAACTTTTCGCTTTTACGACGAAACCTACTTGTAAAATCATAAAGGTAATCAAACCCAAAATAATATACATTTTGTACACTATTGGCGGATTTTCGCTCAAATTCATTGACAACACTACTCCGTAGTGAATTCCACCCGCAAGAAGAACACCAATTAAAAATAGTACTGCAATTTTAAAATATTCTTTTCCCATAAATTAGTCTTTCGGCAATTGGCGAATCACCGAAAATATTCCTCCAAACACCCCTATAAGCGATAATGCTGCTGTCCAATAAGGTTGTTCCGTTTCATATTTTTCATCCAACCAATATCCTATTCCGGCAAAGATAGCAATCGTTAATGCCATTTGAATTCCCATTCCTGAAAATTTCAAGAAATTATTTACGTTTTTTGTCTTAGGGTCTTGTTTCATAATAATTCCGTAATTTTGCGAAAAATTATTTCTAGTGGTAAAGATAGGAAACATAGAGTTACCAGACTTCCCTTTGTTACTTGCTCCGATGGAAGATGTAAGTGATCCGCCATTCCGTCGTTTATGTAAGGAACATGGCGCAGATCTAATGTATACGGAATTTATTTCCTCTGAAGGATTAATTCGTGACGCCATAAAAAGTCGAATGAAGTTGGACATTTTTGATTATGAAAGACCTATTGGGATTCAAATTTTTGGTGGAGATGAAGAAGCAATGGCGATGTCTGCTAAAATTGTGGAGACTGTTGAACCTGATTTGGTAGATATTAATTTTGGGTGTCCAGTTAAAAAAGTGGTTTGTAAAGGGGCTGGTGCTGGCGTGTTAAAAGATATTGATTTAATGGTGAAATTAACCAAATCAGTTGTAGAAAGCACACATTTACCCGTAACAGTTAAAACACGTTTAGGATGGGATCATGATTCGATTAATATTGATGAAGTGGCGCAACGCTTACAAGATATCGGAATTAAAGCATTAGCTATTCACGGTCGTACTCGTGCACAGATGTATAAAGGTCATTCGGATTGGTCGCATATTGCTCGTGTAAAAGCAAATCCAAATATCGAAATTCCAATTTTTGGAAATGGGGATATCGATTCACCTCAAAAAGCCGTAGAATATAAAGAAAAATATGGTGTTGATGGTGTGATGATTGGGCGTGCAGCAATTGGATATCCTTGGATTTTTAATCACATCAAACATTACCGTGAAACAGGAGAATTATTACCAGAACCGACCATTTTTGAACGCATGGAAGCGGCTAAAAACCACTTGAAATGGGCAATTGAATGGAAAGGAGAACGTACAGGTATTTTAGAAACGCGTATGCATTATACAAATTACTTTAAAGGAATTCCTAATTTCAAACCTTATCGTACAAAGTTGGTCACACAAGA from Faecalibacter sp. LW9 encodes:
- the atpB gene encoding F0F1 ATP synthase subunit A; this translates as MKFSALLTFLMLFTFGFAHAADHHGDAPKTFSELVQKDKQAKEEEMAKVKAGESTFNPVPTIMHHISDAHEWHLWGEGENSVSIPLPVILWDDNGLNVFMSSKFHHGEQVVESNGNHYLLYHEKVYKTDADGTVNIHVDEKGESHLENAKPLDFSITKNVASMLLSFVILVLVFITVASNYKKGNLVPKGIAGFLEPVIIFIRDEVAIPNIGEKKYAKYMPYLLTLFFFIWVNNLLGLLPGAANVTGNIAVTFVLALIALIVINVSGNKEYWGHMLWMPGVPVPVKILLAPIELIGIVTKPFALMVRLFANITAGHIIIMSLISLIFIFQTEFMAGGSLPLALFIYCLELLVAVLQAFVFTMLVALFIGTATAEHEHHDAH
- the nhaA gene encoding Na+/H+ antiporter NhaA codes for the protein MVSKLFQKFFHSQTSGGITLIFCTIFSLIIANSMFAKSYQSLWNIDMFGHSFAHWINDGLMAIFFFLIGLELKREIFVGELSNVKKAILPIFAALGGMLVPAGIFATINMGTDTINGFGIPMATDIAFAVAIITMLGKRVPLSLKIFLTALAVIDDLGAIVVIALFYPNPELPLDFTQFGIAVAVLAVLGVMNKLKVKSIVPYIIGGIIVWWFMLHSGIHATIAGVLVAFTIPFDKDDSKSLSYKVQEALHIPVAFIILPLFALANTAITIEGGGFSHFSLPLASGIFLGLVIGKPLGITLMTWIAVKMGLCELPTAVNFKRVFGVGMLGGIGFTMSIFVSMLAFKDPAYINEAKLMILVASVTAALLGFFYLKTTLTQRQDYSD
- the atpG gene encoding ATP synthase F1 subunit gamma — protein: MANLKEIRGRITSVGSTMQITSAMKMVSAAKLNRAQESIVQLRPYANKLRELLQNVSSTLDAGVGGALTEQREVNNVLLVAINSNRGLCGGYNSSIIKKVNALLEGELAGKNVELITIGKKAYEAYKKTGMIASNESALWDNLNFADVAKIADELVAQFKEGKYDQIRIVYNQFQNAAVQIVQDEQFLPVVLEQGAEENAAELDYIFTPSKEEILNDLIPQTLKTQLYKAVLDANASEHGARMTAMHKATDNASELQRALKIQYNKARQAAITNEILEIVGGAEALNA
- the atpA gene encoding F0F1 ATP synthase subunit alpha; translation: MPEINPAEVSAILKQQLSSFDSAVELAEVGTVLSVGDGIARVYGLDNAQYGELVEFSNGLEGMVQNLEEDNVGIVLFGKSTGIKEGDTVKRTNKIASINVGEGMLGRVVDMLGNPIDGKGPIEGQLYEMPIERKAPGVIYRQPVNEPLQTGIVSIDAMIPVGRGQRELIIGDRQTGKTSVAIDAILNQKEFYDRGEPVYCIYVAVGQKGSTVAGIMKTLQDHGADKYTVVVAANASDPAPMQVYAPMSGAAIGEYFRDSGRPALIVYDDLSKQAVAYREVSLLLRRPPGREAYPGDVFYLHSRLLERAAKIIADDTIASQMNDLPESMKGIVKGGGSLTALPIIETQAGDVSAYIPTNVISITDGQIFLESDLFNSGVRPAINVGISVSRVGGSAQTKPMKKVSGTLKLDQAQYRELEAFAKFSSDLDAATMAVIGKGVRNVEILKQGVNSPMPVEEQVAVIFAGTNGLLKNVPTEKVKEWQADFVELLRNKYADTLETIRKGKWDDAIIATLNQVVADTTAKY
- a CDS encoding anhydro-N-acetylmuramic acid kinase, with amino-acid sequence MKNPIYCIGLMSGTSLDGLDICYVRFDSDTSFEILQTEGINYSSAMKNQLKEAYQLSAMQLCELDVQFGYYLGEQVKLFVDKFHIEHLDFVASHGQTIFHQPDKKFTLQIGNGAAISSKCQQRVICDFRTQDVILGGQGAPLVPIGDELLFNEYDACLNLGGFSNISMNRNGKRIAFDICPINIILNHYANQLGLDYDKDGQIASTGKINQSLVEELNQLAFYHQSYPKSLGFEWVEKEFLTIVEKYDLCIEDKLFSCVEHMVHQLNNTFKEYDINRVLITGGGVRNQFLINLLKAKSNTELIIPNDNLIDFKEALIFAYLGYRRYLGKVNCLASVTGAIKDHSSGIVYEPIELLRILQ
- the atpH gene encoding ATP synthase F1 subunit delta produces the protein MAGFRAANRYAKGLMQYALEANQTDLVYAEMNEVVKIVKESDDLRIFLNSPILDAKTKEATLAQIFASFSKTSQTFISLVVRQGRENILTKIAEQFITIYDVINNIVIAEITSAVELDQPAVDKIVAKAKEGLDANAQVKVVNKVDPSLIGGFVLKVGNTQIDSSIKSRLASLKKEFLNNDYIPKY
- a CDS encoding AtpZ/AtpI family protein translates to MKQDPKTKNVNNFLKFSGMGIQMALTIAIFAGIGYWLDEKYETEQPYWTAALSLIGVFGGIFSVIRQLPKD
- a CDS encoding F0F1 ATP synthase subunit B, giving the protein MDLITPSVGLIFWTAIVFIILLVILRSVAWKPILSAVQEREKSIEDALNAAKKAEEKLVALNAENERLIKEAKIERDAILKEAREMKDKIVNEAKNTAQSEADRLIESAKAAISNEKAAAMADIKNQVGQLSIEIAEKILTKELADKTAQEALVNEVIDQVKFN
- the dusB gene encoding tRNA dihydrouridine synthase DusB, with translation MVKIGNIELPDFPLLLAPMEDVSDPPFRRLCKEHGADLMYTEFISSEGLIRDAIKSRMKLDIFDYERPIGIQIFGGDEEAMAMSAKIVETVEPDLVDINFGCPVKKVVCKGAGAGVLKDIDLMVKLTKSVVESTHLPVTVKTRLGWDHDSINIDEVAQRLQDIGIKALAIHGRTRAQMYKGHSDWSHIARVKANPNIEIPIFGNGDIDSPQKAVEYKEKYGVDGVMIGRAAIGYPWIFNHIKHYRETGELLPEPTIFERMEAAKNHLKWAIEWKGERTGILETRMHYTNYFKGIPNFKPYRTKLVTQDNLADLEATFNEIEEVFIPTLLNSL
- the atpE gene encoding ATP synthase F0 subunit C is translated as MSGSIAALGAGLAVLGVGFGIGKIGSSAMEGIARQPEAASKIQTAMIIAAALIEGAGLFGIVVALLGNG
- the glyA gene encoding serine hydroxymethyltransferase — encoded protein: MAQDIIFDLIEDEKERQLNGIELIASENFVSENVMRAMGSVLTNKYAEGYPGKRYYGGCEVVDQIETIAIERIKALFNAEYANVQPHSGSQANAAVYLACLKPGDKILGFDLSHGGHLTHGSPVNFSGMTYQTSFYGVDKETGRIDYEAMAETARKEKPQLIICGASAYSRDIDYAKFREVADEVGALLLADVSHPAGLIARGILNDPMPHCHIVTTTTHKTLRGPRGGVIMMGKDFENPWGYKTPKGEIKMMSQLLNAAVFPGTQGGPLEHVIGAKAVAFEEALSDGYMEYILQVVKNAKALADALVAKGYDIVSGGTDNHCMLIDLRNKGISGKQAENALVEAEITCNKNMVPFDDKSPFVTSGIRLGTAAVTTRGLVEADMQTVADFIDEVLMNIDNEEVIDAVADKVNEFMADRPLFQMN